In the genome of Brassica rapa cultivar Chiifu-401-42 unplaced genomic scaffold, CAAS_Brap_v3.01 Scaffold0838, whole genome shotgun sequence, one region contains:
- the LOC103828867 gene encoding uncharacterized protein LOC103828867 encodes MESHLCFDSGTTTAPSSPAPLFPDLKEHCEKSELVISLPDMFDKISSFDVIRFGFDKIKENCFSKSDFGNMINSFKIFEPDKFLDQQRFQTDLGISSEIILSFDQSLEQSKVFDHFEKYLELDLKQTDFCATKSFDSFVFKENSFDLNSSRHRLITDDLFASSLDLDDFLIKKMLEQNSLETETGFCELDLCDSVLQPDLLSFENDKTWNFLRSSCENFVDLSVDDILVYNTFFEKCLESLIVVSQSELKLVCSDVDNDMHVLEKINVVAYLDKILVCNVYFDFHLDRLKSVLLVLGNDILIFDLNKYLSCTFDPGLSVFVLSIQERQVQPLNESICRAQQPQIWRSFVVQTGYLGASDRGSVQEGYLNSLKVFCLESNFTRTPTHQGFTEDWNRMKIFPDKEVMNFPNQRFFSPSIREYQISKGYSCPIKKRPEPKPITGFQMDLPASQKDRNQKEWPWYLEVMIHPPKPARPKTALPPSFSQQTRENPTKEAAKCSPHEKQLELMILHDPNMFPQSTSCPKQKHSKDHELISSTLHENVLKPRISKRKHILTWLKNVLLKPFHELISLSCALKEIWCRKEHELKLLRPKNSFDFVHDDNFSNLALSLSFHNSFSHWPDFEIDKSIFRNQFTCLMLAHVLDDYPKCLDPVFGVLRIEKPFDYSFTRFDVVSLVALNKQDKHDQFLRRASTNGRQSTWNSLMKMTSKLQGSFCPYFSFPEFSMNFNSFVSDSSFFDIGTLDLRTNPFEEGGNDTPWSTRISTWSRTSLEIRTF; translated from the exons atggagagccatctttgctttgattccgGCACAACCACTGCTCCTTCATCTCCTGCCCCTTTGTTTCCTGATCTTAAAGAGCACTGTGAGAAATCTGAATTAGTTATTTCTCTGCCTGACATGTTTGATAAGATCAGTTCTTTTGATGTGATTCGTTTTGGTTTTgataagataaaagaaaattgtttttcaaaatctgattttggaaacatgattaattcttttaaaatctttgaacctgataaatttCTTGATCAACAACGTTTTCAAACTGACCTTGGCATCAGTTCTGaaattattttgagctttgatcagtCCCTGGAACAAAGCaaagtttttgatcattttgaaaagtatcttgagcttgatttgaaacaaactgatttttgtgctacaaaatcttttgattcgtttgttttcaaagaaaatagctTTGATCTGAACTCTTCTAGGCATAGACTGATCACTGATGATTTGTTTGCATCTTCTCTGGACTTGGAcgatttcttaattaaaaagatGCTGGAACAGAATTCACTTGAAACTGAAACTGGTTTTTGTGAACTTGATTTATGTGAttctgttttgcagcctgatctcttgagttttgaaaatgataaaacTTGGAATTTTCTGAGATCATCTTGTGAGAATTTTGTTGATTTGAGTGTTGATGATATATTGGtctacaacacattctttgaaAAATGTCTTGAGTCTTTGATAGTTGTTTCTCAAtctgaacttaagcttgtgtgttcagatgttgaTAATGATATGCACGTTTTGGAAAAGATTAAtgttgttgcatatcttgataaGATTCTTGTCTGTAATGTCTACTTCGATTTTCATCTTGACAGGCTGAAAAGTGTGCTACTTGTTCTTGGAaatgatatcttaatttttgatttgaacaagtatctctcttgcacatttgatcctggtctttcagtgtttgttttgagtatccaggaaagacaggttcagcctctgaatgaaagcatttgccgtgcccaacaacctcagatttggagaagctttgttgttcaaaccggctaccttggtgccagcgacagaggttcagtccaagagGGATATCTCAACAGTCTGAaagtcttttgtcttgaatcAAATTTTACTCGAACgccaactcatcaaggattcactgaggatTGGAATCGCATGAAAATCTTCCCGGataaagaagttatgaattttccaaaccagaggttcttcagtccgtctatccgcgagtaccagatttctaaaggatATTCATGCCCCATAAAGAAgcggcctgagccaaaaccgatcacAGGGTTCCAGATGGATCTCCCAGCTTCTCAGAAAGACCGAAATCAGAAGGAATGGCCATGGTATCTGGAAGTTATGATCCATCCACCAAAACCGGCCAGACCAAAGACAGCACTGCCTCCTTCATTCAGCCAACAAACCAGAG AAAACCCAACAAAAGAGGCAGCAAAGTGTTCACCACATGAAAAACAATTGGAGCTGATGATCCTCCATGACCCAAATATGTTTCCTCAGTCAACTTCCTGTCCAAAACAAAAGCACTCtaaggatcatgagttgatttcctctactcttcatgaaaatgttttgaaaccgagaatttcaaagagaaaacatattcttacttggttgaaaaacgttttgctcaaaccttttcatgaattgatttcattgagctgtgctttgaaagagatttggtgtaggaaagagcatgaactaaaattgcttaggccaaagaattcttttgatttcgttcatgatgataatttttcaaatttggcattgtctctttctttccataacagtttctcacattggcctgattttgagattgataaatcaatttttcGCAACCAGTTTACTTGCTTAATGCTTGCCCACgtccttgatgattatcctaagtgCTTGGATCCTGTTTTTGGtgtcttaaggatagagaaaccctttgattattcctttaccagatttgatgtggtttctctagttgctttgaataaacaggataagcatgatcagtttctaaggagagcaagcaccaatggacgccaaagtacttggaattccttgatgaaaatgacttcaaaactccaaggaagtttctgtccatatttttcattccctgaattttccatgaattttaattcctttgtatctgattcatcgttttttgatataggtactttggatttgaggacaaatccttttgaagaaggagggaatgatacACCGTGGTcaacacggatcagtacatggagccgaaccagcctggagatcagaacgttctga